AGAGGGATTATTTTTATCCATGACAAGGACGTTCTCTGTAGCCTTTTCGACAAAAGGAGAGGTTTTTTTAACATGGCCCTTCCTTATAGCAAGGGCTTCAAGCTCGATTCTATGTGTAAGGACATATACATCATAGGGATTATCCGCATGTGCTTTTTCAAGTAGGTCTTGTGCTTTTTTATAGAACCTCTCATCACTGGTTTCGTTATATTTATTTGCATAGAGCATACCTGCAAGATCCTCGTAGTAAAAATCGCCCCTGAGTGTTTCAAGGGCATCAATAAGGGGTAATTCGATTTCCTTTTTTGTAATATTTTTATTATATACCTTGGTTTTCCATACGATACTATCTGCCCAGGTTCTATTGATAGCCTCAAGGGAGAGATACAATAGAAATGCGCAACAAACGGTAACGGTCGCATAGGTGGCTACTAATCGCTTTCCCGTTAATACAATTTTTTGTTGAGCATGGTGCGATGAGAATGCAACCGCAAGACCGAGAATGATCCAGAAAAAGGTGGTCTGGGAGATCTCAAGCCAGCCCGACATGTCCTGTATGAGAAAGCCGGCAATAGATGCAATGAACGCCCACAGGAGTGTAGACCTATAGGTATCTTGTGCCGTCACGGAAGTCCGTATCAATGAAAGGATGACCGCGCCAAGAAAGAAGAGGTAGAGCATGATGCCCAATATGCCATTCGTCGCGGCAGACTGTAAATAACCGTTGTGCACCATGGTAGGTAAAATATCGCGCGTGATACGATTTTCTTCTGTCATCCTGTATCGGGGATATATGATTCTGAAGTTTTCAAAACCTACTCCCGCGAATGGATAGTCTCTTATAATATTGAAAGCTGTTTTGAAATAAATCAGTCGAATCTCAATTTCCTCACTCGATTTGAGGCGGTTCAACATATTCTTTGGCCCACCGTGGACGACAAAGAGGATGGAAAGCAAAATAACAAATGAGAGGATTGTAAAAACTACCCGCTTATTCTGTAAGACTTTCTTATCTTTCACATTCATCGCTATGATAAATATGGACGATATAACAATACCAATGAGAGGCCCCCTGCTTAAGGTGCTCAATGCTGTAAAAATAAAGATGAGACATATAAGACCATAAGAAATTCGTTGTATCAGAGTTTTTTTCTGGAACAGAAATGTCACCGCAAAAGGCAGGGCAAGCCCCATGAGAGCTGAGAGCATTACAGGATGACCAATAGTTGATGCCGACCTACCCTTCAGCGATATCCATGGCATAGGGTCTATATTGTAGAATTGTGCAATGGCATAAAGAGCAACAGGGATTAATGAGCCGATAAAGAGGTTGAGAATCCTCTCTATGCGTTTCGTACTTGCGGGTAGTGTCGCAAAAATAAAGAACAGAACGAGCCATAGCACGTGCGTGAAGAGCCCATTGTACCGACCATAGA
This window of the Syntrophorhabdaceae bacterium genome carries:
- a CDS encoding O-antigen ligase family protein; amino-acid sequence: MEKHSNKKTKKQRQVSTQQTDTPYSRLYLIEDCVMGLLFLSVLLLFSTQVSVNFTLPKLVALRICTFCLAGLWIYRISKREVQPIPRVIFFSGICLGAWWIFSTFFALHAYTAMHGVYGRYNGLFTHVLWLVLFFIFATLPASTKRIERILNLFIGSLIPVALYAIAQFYNIDPMPWISLKGRSASTIGHPVMLSALMGLALPFAVTFLFQKKTLIQRISYGLICLIFIFTALSTLSRGPLIGIVISSIFIIAMNVKDKKVLQNKRVVFTILSFVILLSILFVVHGGPKNMLNRLKSSEEIEIRLIYFKTAFNIIRDYPFAGVGFENFRIIYPRYRMTEENRITRDILPTMVHNGYLQSAATNGILGIMLYLFFLGAVILSLIRTSVTAQDTYRSTLLWAFIASIAGFLIQDMSGWLEISQTTFFWIILGLAVAFSSHHAQQKIVLTGKRLVATYATVTVCCAFLLYLSLEAINRTWADSIVWKTKVYNKNITKKEIELPLIDALETLRGDFYYEDLAGMLYANKYNETSDERFYKKAQDLLEKAHADNPYDVYVLTHRIELEALAIRKGHVKKTSPFVEKATENVLVMDKNNPSVYRVVVMLRMAEGNSYSALEMLERSRILAPESSKHFLLEGDVYHELKRYDKALHAYSQAITYAEKERLA